From the Solanum lycopersicum chromosome 10, SLM_r2.1 genome, one window contains:
- the LOC101248337 gene encoding protein NUCLEAR FUSION DEFECTIVE 4: MGFHIPSTSPARKWLGFVAAVWVQAISGNNYTFSNYSHALKSLMSLTQLQLNNLSVAKDVGKAFGIFAGLASDRLPTPAILLIGSIEGFIGYGVQWLVVSGRIQPLPYWVMCIFLCMGGNSTTWMNTAILVTCIRNFRKNRGPVSGILKGYVGLSTAIFTDICSALFANDPSSFLLLLAVVPFVVCFTAVLFLREIPPSSTAAEEQDEVKYFSIINVVAVCIAVYLLAFDISGPHGTVFSKLFTVMLLILLASPLFIPLYLMMKNFIRSNSGNLDFEGNNIATVPLLAEQIVEKEEMVMVPLIGEDHTIFEAMRTVDFWILFFSFLCGVGTGLAVMNNLGQMGLAMGYVDVSIFVSFTSIWGFFGRIFSGSVSEYFIKKAAIPRPVWNAASQILMAVGYILMAMAIPGSLYIGSIVVGICYGVRLAVTVPTASELFGLKYYGLIYSVLILNLPLGSFLFSGLLAGLLYDAQATKTASGGNTCIGAHCYRLVFIVMAIACIVGFGLDVLLSIRTRSLYSKIYASRKSKKSAVLS, from the exons ATGGGTTTCCACATCCCTTCTACTTCTCCGGCCAGAAAATGGCTTGGTTTCGTCGCCGCCGTCTGGGTTCAAGCCATCTCCGGTAACAATTACACTTTCTCAAACTACTCCCACGCTCTTAAATCCCTCATGTCCCTCACACAGCTCCAGCTTAACAACCTCTCCGTCGCTAAAGACGTCGGAAAAGCCTTCGGCATCTTCGCCGGCTTAGCTTCCGACCGATTACCTACTCCAGCCATTCTCCTCATTGGCTCAATAGAAGGTTTCATTGGCTATGGCGTTCAGTGGCTCGTTGTTAGTGGTCGAATTCAACCCCTCCCGTACTGGGTCATGTGTATTTTCTTGTGTATGGGTGGGAACAGTACGACTTGGATGAATACTGCCATTTTAGTTACTTGTATTcgtaattttagaaaaaatagagGCCCTGTTTCGGGAATTTTAAAAGGGTACGTCGGTTTAAGTACAGCTATATTTACTGACATTTGCTCTGCTTTATTTGCAAATGACCCTTCATCTTTCTTACTTTTGCTTGCTGTAGTCCcttttgttgtttgtttcaCGGCGGTTTTATTTCTCCGTGAAATTCCACCTTCTTCTACCGCTGCTGAAGAGCAAGATGAAGTTAAATACTTCAGCATCATAAATGTTGTCGCAGTTTGTATAGCTGTTTATTTATTAGCATTCGACATTTCAGGCCCTCATGGCACTGTTTTTTCGAAATTATTTACTGTCATGTTACTGATTTTATTGGCGTCGCCTCTGTTCATTCCCCTGTATCTAATGATGAAGAATTTTATTCGTTCCAATTCGGGGAATCTGGACTTTGAAGGTAACAATATTGCAACTGTGCCTCTTTTGGCTGAACAAATTGTGGAGAAGGAGGAAATGGTGATGGTGCCACTGATTGGTGAAGATCACACAATATTTGAGGCAATGAGGACTGTGGATTTTTGGATATTGTTTTTCTCGTTCCTTTGTGGAGTTGGAACAGGTTTGGCAGTGATGAATAACTTGGGACAAATGGGGTTGGCTATGGGTTATGTGGATGTGTCCATTTTCGTGTCATTCACAAGCATTTGGGGATTTTTCGGGCGTATTTTTTCCGGATCTGTCTCTGAATACTTCATCAA GAAAGCTGCAATACCAAGGCCTGTATGGAATGCAGCTTCACAAATTCTAATGGCTGTTGGATATATCCTAATGGCCATGGCTATCCCAGGATCACTATACATAGGCTCTATTGTCGTAGGAATTTGCTATGGAGTTCGTCTTGCTGTCACTGTTCCTACTGCCTCTGAACTGTTTGGTCTCAAGTACTATGGTCTCATCTACAGTGTTCTTATCCTCAACCTTCCCCTCGGCTCATTTCTCTTCTCTGGTTTGCTTGCTGGTTTACTTTATGATGCTCAGGCAACAAAGACAGCGAGTGGTGGCAACACATGTATAGGTGCTCATTGTTACAGGCTTGTGTTCATAGTTATGGCTATAGCATGTATCGTTGGATTCGGATTAGATGTCTTGTTATCGATCAGAACCAGGAGCTTATATTCAAAGATTTACGCGAGCAGGAAATCAAAGAAGTCTGCTGTTTTATCTTAA